One Synechococcus sp. JA-2-3B'a(2-13) genomic window carries:
- a CDS encoding BCD family MFS transporter → MANIRRDPEVNASVASVTPASPEPQVQVQSLPLHVMFRLGLFQMGLGMMSLLTLGVLNRVMIDTDLLAIPATVVGGSLAMHQLVSPARVWFGQLSDAKPLFGLHRTGYVRLGSVLFAVCIFLGVQVVWGLGESFAATGWSGATYGWVGLACLMFALYGLCLSACSTPFAALLVDVSDEDNRSKLVGIVWSMLMVGIAGGAIGSAVLLRGLQPDNLQSTVNRLFVIIPAVVILLGVIATWGVEKRYSRYGSRSTLAGREDQITLGTAIKVLTASRQTLIFFGFLVLMTMGLFIQQPILEPYGGEVFGMTVAQSTQLNAFWSLGILAGIVLTGFFIVPKLGKQTTARLGCLLVAISFGLTIASGFTGNPRLLQLCMILFGLASGITTNGAISLMLDLTAAETAGTFIGAWGLAQAMSQAVSTLLGGALLDLGRILFPTSSVLAYATVFGVEAAVMLLAVHLLGRVSVAEFREKTNRALTQVLALELEG, encoded by the coding sequence ATGGCCAATATTCGCCGGGATCCCGAGGTCAACGCTTCTGTGGCTTCTGTAACTCCAGCTTCTCCAGAGCCTCAGGTGCAGGTTCAGTCTTTGCCGCTGCATGTCATGTTCCGCCTGGGCCTGTTTCAGATGGGCTTGGGAATGATGTCGCTGCTCACTCTGGGAGTGCTGAACCGCGTCATGATCGACACGGATCTGCTGGCCATCCCGGCAACGGTGGTGGGGGGATCCCTAGCCATGCACCAGTTGGTCTCCCCGGCTCGGGTTTGGTTTGGGCAGCTCTCGGATGCCAAGCCCCTGTTTGGCCTGCATCGCACCGGCTATGTGCGTCTGGGATCGGTTCTATTTGCCGTTTGTATCTTCCTGGGGGTGCAGGTGGTGTGGGGTTTGGGGGAGAGCTTTGCGGCCACGGGTTGGTCTGGAGCCACCTATGGCTGGGTAGGCTTGGCCTGTTTGATGTTTGCCCTCTATGGTCTCTGCCTCAGCGCCTGCTCCACGCCTTTTGCGGCTTTGCTGGTGGATGTGTCAGACGAGGACAACCGCTCTAAGTTGGTGGGGATCGTCTGGTCTATGTTGATGGTGGGGATTGCCGGCGGGGCCATTGGCTCGGCAGTTCTGCTGCGGGGCTTGCAGCCAGACAACCTGCAGAGCACCGTCAACCGCCTCTTCGTCATCATTCCAGCCGTGGTGATCCTGCTGGGGGTGATCGCCACCTGGGGAGTGGAAAAGCGCTATTCCCGCTACGGATCCCGTTCCACCTTGGCCGGACGAGAAGACCAAATCACCCTGGGTACGGCCATCAAGGTGCTGACCGCCAGCCGCCAAACCCTGATCTTTTTCGGCTTCTTGGTGTTGATGACCATGGGCCTGTTTATCCAACAGCCGATCCTAGAACCCTACGGCGGCGAGGTGTTTGGCATGACGGTGGCCCAGAGCACCCAGCTCAATGCCTTTTGGAGCCTGGGTATTTTGGCAGGGATTGTGCTGACCGGATTTTTCATCGTGCCTAAGCTAGGCAAGCAGACAACGGCTCGTCTGGGCTGCCTGCTGGTGGCAATCTCTTTTGGGCTGACCATTGCCTCAGGGTTTACAGGCAATCCACGGCTGCTGCAGCTGTGTATGATCCTGTTTGGCTTGGCTTCTGGGATCACCACCAATGGCGCCATTAGCCTCATGTTGGACTTGACGGCAGCGGAGACGGCAGGCACCTTTATCGGGGCTTGGGGTCTGGCCCAGGCCATGTCCCAGGCGGTTTCCACCTTGCTCGGCGGGGCTTTGCTCGATCTGGGGCGCATTCTCTTCCCCACTTCTTCAGTGCTTGCCTATGCCACCGTCTTTGGGGTGGAGGCAGCGGTGATGTTGCTGGCCGTGCATTTGCTGGGACGGGTGAGCGTGGCCGAGTTTCGCGAAAAGACCAACCGTGCGCTGACCCAGGTGTTGGCTCTGGAGCTGG
- a CDS encoding ExeM/NucH family extracellular endonuclease gives MPTPTPTSTPTATPTPTPTPGGCDPNANLIPVGTVQGTGFTSPLVNQTVTVSGIVVGDFENEGVAGQTYLQGYYLQDDGDGNPATSDGIFVFSGTANNVRLGDRVQVTGTVAEFRQQTQLSNVTSFTVCSSDNPLPAPVQISLPLTAEQREALEGMLVTFGNQPLFVSDSFLLGRHGELSVATERLFTPTQIAAPSQAAAIQAENDRKRIRIDDRLLTQNPDPVIYPTPGGLSAANTVRGGDRVSNITGIMTQLRGRNVSGDVDATIDYRIHPNDPNNLPRFTATNPRPQNPPSVGGSLRVASFNLFNYFNTFGNACFPNNSSCQGASNATEFTRQRDKLIEAIRRMDADIVGLNELENDGYGSNSSIQDLVNGLNQVMGAGTYAFVNVGVPNLGGDAITNGFIYKPATVEIAPGTNPAFLDTGEFTQGPGRFHRPPLAVTFRQRSNNATFTVVVNHFKSKVSPCDPIDNDPFQGNCNGNRTRAAQQLLSWLATNPTGSTDPDVLIMGDLNSYAMEDPIKTLEAGGFINLNGPNSYSFSFQGQWGSLDHALANSSLRPQVTGSAKWHINADEPVSLDYTLSFKSPSQQSLFYASDPFRSSDHDPVLVGLNLTPAPTPTPTPTPTPTPPSVNLPLTEGFDNCNPAPAGWQIVDVDGDTSRSWRCVNSLAEANAFNGQQPGNDWLITPPLNLASVSNPVLTFRNRSSFRDNGLPPSQQLSVLYSTNYSGAGTPAAVNAATWTALTIPTLSTGSFVNSGPISLAGIQPSNRVYIAFRYRSSGTASGSATRWRVDSVNISGN, from the coding sequence GTGCCCACACCGACCCCGACTTCAACACCCACAGCCACGCCAACACCGACGCCCACGCCGGGAGGCTGTGATCCCAACGCCAACCTGATCCCAGTTGGCACTGTCCAGGGCACTGGCTTCACTTCCCCCCTGGTGAACCAAACAGTCACGGTTTCTGGAATCGTAGTAGGAGACTTTGAAAATGAGGGGGTGGCTGGCCAAACCTATCTCCAGGGCTACTACCTACAAGATGATGGTGACGGGAATCCCGCCACATCAGATGGCATCTTCGTTTTCAGTGGCACAGCTAATAACGTCAGGCTTGGGGATAGGGTTCAGGTGACCGGAACGGTTGCTGAGTTCCGCCAGCAAACCCAGCTCTCCAACGTCACCAGCTTTACTGTCTGTAGCTCTGACAATCCGTTGCCGGCCCCAGTGCAGATCTCTCTACCGCTGACTGCGGAGCAAAGGGAAGCTCTGGAAGGAATGCTGGTCACATTTGGAAATCAGCCCCTGTTTGTAAGCGACTCCTTCTTGCTGGGACGCCACGGGGAGCTGAGTGTGGCCACAGAGCGGTTGTTCACTCCTACGCAAATTGCGGCTCCCAGCCAGGCAGCTGCCATTCAAGCGGAAAACGACCGAAAGCGGATTCGCATTGATGACCGGCTGCTCACCCAAAACCCAGATCCGGTTATCTACCCCACTCCGGGTGGCCTGAGCGCGGCTAACACTGTGCGCGGCGGCGATCGCGTCAGCAACATCACCGGGATCATGACCCAGTTGCGAGGCCGGAATGTCAGTGGCGATGTGGATGCGACCATCGACTACCGTATCCACCCCAATGATCCCAACAACTTGCCCAGGTTTACAGCCACCAACCCTCGCCCGCAAAACCCACCCTCAGTAGGGGGCTCCCTGAGGGTAGCTAGCTTTAACCTGTTCAACTACTTCAACACCTTTGGCAACGCCTGCTTCCCCAATAACTCCTCCTGTCAGGGAGCCAGCAACGCCACCGAGTTCACCCGCCAGCGGGATAAGCTCATCGAGGCTATTCGCCGCATGGATGCCGATATCGTAGGCCTCAACGAGTTAGAAAACGATGGATACGGTTCGAATAGTTCCATTCAGGATTTGGTGAACGGGCTCAACCAGGTCATGGGGGCAGGAACCTACGCCTTTGTGAATGTTGGAGTGCCCAACCTGGGCGGCGATGCCATCACCAACGGCTTTATCTACAAGCCAGCTACGGTTGAAATTGCCCCCGGCACTAACCCGGCCTTCCTGGACACAGGGGAATTCACCCAAGGCCCCGGACGCTTCCATCGTCCTCCTCTGGCTGTAACCTTCCGGCAGCGGAGCAACAACGCCACCTTCACTGTTGTGGTCAACCACTTCAAGTCCAAGGTTTCTCCCTGCGATCCTATTGACAACGATCCCTTCCAAGGCAATTGCAACGGCAACCGCACCCGGGCCGCTCAGCAACTCTTGAGCTGGCTCGCCACCAATCCAACTGGCTCCACCGATCCGGATGTGTTGATTATGGGGGATCTCAACTCCTACGCTATGGAGGATCCGATCAAAACTCTGGAGGCGGGCGGGTTCATCAACCTCAATGGCCCCAACAGCTACTCCTTTAGCTTCCAAGGACAGTGGGGATCTCTGGATCATGCCCTGGCCAACAGCAGTCTGAGACCCCAAGTTACAGGCTCAGCTAAGTGGCACATCAACGCTGATGAGCCCGTGAGCTTGGACTACACCCTGAGCTTCAAGAGTCCCTCTCAGCAGAGCCTCTTCTACGCCAGCGATCCCTTCCGCTCTTCCGACCACGATCCGGTGCTCGTTGGCTTGAACCTGACTCCGGCCCCAACACCGACACCGACGCCCACACCGACACCAACTCCTCCTTCCGTTAACCTGCCTTTGACTGAAGGCTTTGATAACTGCAACCCTGCTCCAGCCGGCTGGCAGATTGTGGATGTGGACGGCGACACCAGTCGTTCCTGGCGTTGTGTCAACTCCCTTGCCGAGGCCAACGCTTTCAACGGTCAGCAACCGGGTAATGACTGGCTGATCACTCCTCCTCTGAACCTGGCTTCCGTCAGCAACCCAGTTCTGACCTTCCGCAATCGGAGTTCTTTTAGAGATAACGGCCTTCCTCCTTCGCAACAACTAAGCGTTCTTTACTCCACCAACTACAGCGGTGCAGGCACTCCAGCGGCAGTGAATGCAGCCACTTGGACTGCTCTGACGATTCCCACTCTCTCTACGGGCAGCTTCGTCAACTCCGGCCCGATTTCTCTGGCTGGGATCCAGCCTTCCAACCGTGTTTACATTGCCTTCCGCTATCGCTCTTCTGGTACAGCTTCCGGCTCGGCCACTCGCTGGCGGGTGGATAGTGTCAACATCTCCGGGAACTAG
- the cbiD gene encoding cobalt-precorrin-5B (C(1))-methyltransferase CbiD, with translation MQDAVQGSRPRGYTLPVFAVASARAALHHLLGIPLEKEGGRLVVAVQAEPQSLEARIHIPVEQVAALEKTTALAITRSDPGPHLDLTRDTPVWAWVRLEERDPEDPPLILEAGEGLGRRTDGSPAIYAYARRLFEINLLPGIPPDCRLRVRIILPEGKLLAERTSNAAFGVLEGLALLGTRAEVEPSSSVESLEQARQELQQKLERHKHLIFCVGSHGQQVALRQGIPEDQILRVANWIGPLLVEAALRGAESIHLIGYHGKLIKLAGGIFTTSSHVADARLEILAAALIRRGGTAEQARQVLELRTVEAAVHYLDGLGWAAPVMQELARQILERATGYVQKYAGRSLLLAVTLFDRQGQICAQVGIP, from the coding sequence ATGCAGGATGCTGTTCAGGGATCCCGACCGCGGGGCTATACCTTGCCCGTTTTCGCCGTTGCCTCGGCCAGGGCTGCTCTTCACCACCTTCTGGGGATCCCTTTGGAGAAGGAAGGGGGGCGCTTGGTTGTTGCGGTGCAGGCTGAGCCCCAGTCCCTTGAGGCTCGGATCCACATCCCGGTGGAGCAGGTAGCTGCCTTGGAGAAGACAACAGCTCTGGCCATTACCCGCTCGGATCCCGGCCCCCACCTGGATCTCACCCGCGACACGCCGGTCTGGGCTTGGGTGAGGTTGGAGGAGAGGGATCCCGAGGATCCCCCCTTGATCTTGGAAGCCGGGGAAGGGCTGGGGCGACGCACCGATGGCAGCCCGGCCATTTATGCCTATGCCCGCCGTTTGTTTGAGATCAATCTTTTGCCCGGGATCCCCCCCGATTGCCGGTTGCGGGTTCGCATTATCTTGCCTGAAGGAAAGCTGCTGGCCGAGCGCACCTCCAATGCTGCTTTTGGGGTGCTGGAAGGGCTGGCCCTGTTGGGAACGCGGGCGGAGGTGGAGCCTTCCTCAAGTGTTGAGAGCTTAGAGCAAGCCCGCCAAGAGCTGCAACAAAAGTTGGAGCGGCACAAGCATTTGATCTTTTGCGTGGGCAGCCATGGGCAGCAGGTGGCGCTGCGGCAAGGGATCCCGGAAGACCAGATCCTGCGAGTAGCCAATTGGATAGGGCCGTTGCTGGTGGAAGCGGCGCTGCGGGGGGCGGAGTCCATTCATTTGATCGGCTACCACGGCAAGCTGATCAAGCTGGCAGGGGGGATCTTCACCACTTCCAGCCACGTGGCCGATGCTCGCTTGGAAATTCTGGCGGCAGCCCTGATCCGGCGCGGAGGAACGGCAGAACAGGCGCGGCAGGTGTTGGAGTTGCGGACAGTAGAGGCAGCGGTGCACTATCTGGATGGCCTTGGCTGGGCAGCACCCGTGATGCAGGAGTTGGCTCGCCAAATCCTGGAGAGAGCCACAGGCTATGTGCAAAAGTATGCCGGTCGATCCCTGCTGTTGGCGGTGACGTTGTTCGACCGACAGGGGCAAATCTGCGCCCAGGTGGGGATCCCATAA
- the def gene encoding peptide deformylase encodes MVATLSVAVPKVKLKHPPLRIYRMGDKVLRQPAKRISQVNDEIRQLARDMLQTMYSFDGIGLAAPQVGIPKRMIVVDLYPDKPEVPPLVLINPEIREYIGEAVAGQEGCLSIPGVFCEVMRPEGIVVSFKDETGRPRTLRADDLLARVIQHEIDHLNGVLFVDHVENELVLDQELRKHGFQMQDVQRKGKPSAVPR; translated from the coding sequence ATGGTGGCTACCCTTTCTGTTGCTGTTCCCAAAGTGAAGCTGAAGCATCCGCCCCTGCGCATTTATCGCATGGGGGACAAGGTGCTGCGGCAGCCGGCCAAGCGCATCAGCCAGGTCAACGACGAGATCCGCCAGCTTGCCCGGGACATGCTGCAGACCATGTACAGCTTTGATGGGATTGGTCTGGCGGCTCCGCAGGTTGGCATTCCCAAGCGCATGATTGTGGTGGATCTTTATCCCGATAAGCCGGAGGTGCCACCGCTGGTGCTGATCAACCCGGAGATCCGGGAGTACATTGGCGAGGCCGTTGCCGGGCAGGAGGGTTGCCTGAGCATTCCGGGGGTATTCTGCGAGGTCATGCGCCCAGAAGGGATTGTGGTTTCGTTCAAGGATGAAACGGGGCGGCCCCGCACCCTTCGAGCGGACGATTTGCTGGCGCGGGTGATCCAACACGAAATCGACCACCTCAACGGCGTGTTGTTTGTGGATCACGTGGAAAACGAGCTGGTGCTGGATCAAGAGCTGCGCAAGCACGGCTTCCAGATGCAGGATGTGCAACGCAAAGGCAAGCCCTCTGCTGTTCCCCGTTGA
- a CDS encoding DUF3593 domain-containing protein, with product MNSLFALSLFPYLVFLFFLSRLRRIPRLALVGFWLLLLFVAVSIPAGLYAQMHYGTSLANVDPLHGGAEAFLTLSNILVALGFKQGIDQQAQRLPEAGDGNPEP from the coding sequence ATGAACAGTTTATTTGCCCTCTCTCTGTTCCCTTACTTGGTCTTTTTATTCTTTCTGTCGCGGCTGCGCCGGATCCCACGTTTGGCTTTGGTTGGATTTTGGCTGTTGTTGCTTTTTGTGGCCGTCAGCATCCCGGCAGGGCTGTACGCTCAGATGCACTACGGCACTTCCCTGGCCAATGTGGATCCCTTGCATGGAGGGGCAGAGGCTTTTCTCACCCTCTCCAATATTTTGGTGGCCTTGGGCTTTAAGCAGGGAATTGACCAACAGGCCCAACGACTTCCAGAGGCTGGCGACGGCAACCCTGAGCCATGA
- a CDS encoding DUF2499 domain-containing protein produces the protein MHALSLPTWWIHIASVLEWIAAIVLVWQFGERVGQPEWRSLSWAMLPALSGAMCAITWHWFDNDPKLDWVVTAQASFTLLGNCTLAWAAYRIWRAERADEPAQEGDPD, from the coding sequence ATGCACGCCCTTTCGCTTCCCACCTGGTGGATTCACATTGCCAGCGTCTTGGAGTGGATCGCTGCTATTGTGCTCGTGTGGCAATTTGGGGAGCGGGTGGGCCAGCCCGAATGGCGAAGTTTGAGCTGGGCGATGCTGCCTGCTTTGTCGGGGGCGATGTGCGCGATCACCTGGCACTGGTTTGACAACGACCCCAAGTTAGACTGGGTGGTGACTGCACAGGCCAGCTTCACCTTGCTGGGCAACTGCACCTTGGCTTGGGCTGCCTACCGCATTTGGCGAGCTGAGAGAGCCGACGAGCCTGCACAGGAGGGGGATCCCGACTAG
- a CDS encoding NblA/ycf18 family protein: MMDETLELSLEQQFRQRAFETLVSRMSPEQAKDILVKLHKQMLLQEATYRQLLRHSLSA; encoded by the coding sequence ATGATGGATGAAACGCTAGAGCTTTCTTTGGAGCAGCAATTTCGCCAGCGGGCTTTCGAGACCTTGGTTTCTCGCATGAGCCCCGAGCAGGCCAAAGACATTTTGGTCAAACTGCACAAGCAAATGCTGTTGCAGGAGGCCACTTACCGCCAACTGCTGCGTCATTCCCTCAGCGCCTGA
- a CDS encoding RNA recognition motif domain-containing protein: MTIFVGNLNYKASTEELKAFFQQRWNVKSVTIPIDRETGQTRGFAFVDLATEAEEDEAIESANGQEFMGRPLRLDRARPRRQA, from the coding sequence ATGACCATTTTTGTGGGGAACCTAAACTATAAAGCCTCAACAGAAGAACTGAAAGCTTTCTTCCAGCAGAGGTGGAACGTTAAGTCGGTTACAATCCCGATAGACCGAGAGACAGGTCAGACACGAGGCTTCGCGTTTGTGGATCTGGCAACCGAAGCTGAGGAGGACGAAGCCATCGAGAGCGCGAACGGGCAGGAATTCATGGGCCGGCCTCTGCGTTTGGATCGAGCCAGGCCCCGCCGCCAAGCCTAA
- a CDS encoding metallophosphoesterase family protein produces the protein MVRLLHLSDIHLGSGLAYGHINPATGLNTRLEDFVASLRLCIDHALNQAVDLVLFGGDAFPDATPPPLHQELFAQQFRRLADAGIPTVLLVGNHDQYGQGQGGNSLAIYRALGVSGFIVGDRLETHRIETRGGPVQVTTLPWLSRSALLAQQESLALEGEILAHQLLQRLRLALEGEIRTLQPGIPAILLAHVMVETARYGAERHLSVGRGFTVPLSLLARPAYQYVALGHVHRHQVLCRDPLMLYPGSIERVDFGEEKEEKGCVLVEVTPTGASYEFLPLPTRTFHTIRLDLSADPPQQAQSKLLAAIAKAPVAGSILRLIYRIRPDQLECIDERALHNALAPAFSYTIAPEVVSPSRIRLPGWDPSRLEPLTALEQYLANRSDLAPLHNDLLAAARQLLEEYADPLQDWDPNWEEPGASSPASAEEEQLPLF, from the coding sequence ATGGTAAGGTTGCTACATCTTTCCGACATTCATCTGGGCAGTGGTCTTGCCTACGGCCACATTAACCCAGCTACCGGCCTGAATACCCGTTTGGAAGATTTTGTAGCTTCTTTGCGCTTGTGCATTGACCATGCTCTCAACCAAGCGGTGGATCTGGTGTTGTTTGGGGGCGATGCTTTCCCCGATGCGACACCCCCCCCTCTCCATCAAGAGCTTTTTGCCCAACAGTTTCGCCGCCTGGCCGATGCAGGGATCCCAACCGTCCTGTTGGTGGGCAACCACGATCAGTACGGGCAGGGACAGGGAGGCAACAGCCTGGCTATCTACCGCGCTTTGGGGGTCTCAGGCTTTATTGTGGGGGACAGACTGGAAACTCATCGGATCGAAACTCGCGGTGGCCCGGTGCAGGTGACCACTTTACCTTGGCTGAGTCGCTCTGCTCTACTCGCCCAACAGGAAAGCTTGGCGCTTGAAGGGGAAATCCTCGCGCATCAGCTCCTGCAGCGCCTCCGCCTAGCCCTAGAAGGGGAGATCCGCACCCTGCAGCCAGGGATCCCGGCGATTTTGTTGGCTCACGTCATGGTGGAGACAGCCCGCTACGGAGCAGAACGCCATCTTTCGGTGGGCAGAGGATTTACGGTGCCCCTTTCGCTGCTGGCTCGGCCTGCCTATCAATATGTTGCCTTGGGGCATGTACACCGTCACCAGGTGCTGTGTCGGGATCCCTTGATGCTCTATCCCGGCAGCATTGAGCGGGTGGATTTTGGCGAAGAAAAAGAGGAAAAAGGCTGTGTGCTGGTGGAAGTCACCCCTACGGGGGCCAGCTATGAATTTTTGCCCCTGCCAACCCGTACCTTTCACACCATTCGCCTGGATCTGAGCGCAGATCCACCCCAGCAGGCGCAGTCCAAGCTGCTGGCCGCCATCGCCAAGGCCCCCGTGGCCGGCTCCATCCTGCGGTTGATCTACCGCATACGGCCCGACCAGCTAGAGTGCATTGATGAGCGGGCTCTGCACAACGCTCTTGCCCCTGCTTTTAGCTACACCATCGCCCCAGAAGTGGTCAGCCCCAGCCGCATCCGTCTGCCGGGATGGGATCCCAGCCGACTTGAGCCCCTGACGGCTCTGGAGCAGTATTTGGCCAACCGCAGCGATCTGGCCCCCTTGCACAACGATTTGCTGGCCGCCGCCCGTCAGTTGTTGGAGGAATATGCGGATCCCTTGCAGGACTGGGATCCCAACTGGGAGGAGCCGGGAGCTTCAAGCCCTGCCTCAGCAGAAGAGGAGCAGTTGCCTTTGTTTTGA